The following proteins are encoded in a genomic region of Xenopus laevis strain J_2021 chromosome 3L, Xenopus_laevis_v10.1, whole genome shotgun sequence:
- the LOC108710302 gene encoding tRNA pseudouridine synthase A isoform X2 — protein sequence MGRITLSHLSLWKRCCTALTPFHKADGIACQSMTNREEDVLHEDLDPTGTKSGSIEVLENNNNSNIQIPKRKFAIMLAYCGRGYHGMQMDITRPNFPTIESTLISALIQAQCIPEIFFMQMKQLKFQRCARTDKGVSALGQLVSVRLLPSSNTVEKINSHLPPEIAVIDMKRVTKGFCPKKMCDKRSYSYMLPTYALSGCAPSTPDSSFRLPREDFHNINNLLSFYKGTHNFHNFTSRKVFQDPSSFRHMLDLSCSEPFVLHGIEFAQIHVTGQSFMLYQIRKMVGLIIAVAQGIVPADFLPQCMQMETVNIPPAPGLGLLLERVHFDWYNKRYGGDGFHQPISWEKTLPFVSVFWKERILPEILEGELENLSMAFWIEKLKLHNFIVFKDI from the exons ATGGGGAGGATTACATTATCACATCTCAGTTTGTGGAAAAGATGCTGCACTGCTTTAACTCCCTTCCATAAGGCTGATGGGATAGCATGTCAG AGCATGACAAATAGAGAGGAAGACGTGCTACATGAGGATCTAGATCCCACAGGTACCAAAAGTGGATCTATTGAAGTTttggagaataataataatagcaacatCCAGATTCCAAAGAGGAAGTTTGCCATTATGTTGGCCTACTGTGGTCGTGGTTATCATGGTATGCAG atgGACATTACAAGGCCAAACTTTCCAACCATTGAATCTACCCTGATTTCTGCTCTCATTCAAGCTCAGTGCATTCCTGAgatattttttatgcaaatgaaGCAACTGAAGTTCCAGCGTTGTGCCCGTACCGACAAG ggagtTTCTGCTTTGGGCCAACTGGTATCTGTAAGACTCCTACCATCTTCTAATACAGTGGAGAAAATCAATTCACATCTTCCTCCTGAGATTGCCGTTATAG ATATGAAAAGAGTCACTAAAGGATTCTGCCCTAAGAAAATGTGCGATAAGCGATCCTACTCTTACATGTTGCCCACATATGCTCTTTCTGGTTGCGCTCCCTCGACACCTGATTCAAGCTTCCGATTGCCTAGGGAAGACTTTCACAACATCAACAATCTTTTATCTTTCTACAAGGGAACacacaattttcacaattttacaTCCAGAAAAGTCTTTCAGGATCCAAGCTCGTTTAGACATATGTTGGACTTGTCATGCTCGGAACCTTTTGTCCTCCATGGGATAGAGTTTGCTCAAATTCATGTTACTGGTCAAAGCTTCATGTTGTACCAAATTCGTAAAATGGTGGGTTTGATTATAGCTGTGGCGCAAGGCATTGTTCCTGCAGACTTTCTTCCTCAGTGCATGCAGATGGAGACGGTCAACATTCCTCCAGCACCCGGACTTGGCTTGTTACTTGAGCGTGTTCATTTTGATTGGTATAATAAAAGATATGGGGGAGATGGCTTTCACCAACCAATTTCCTGGGAAAAGACATTGCCTTTTGTGTCTGTCTTCTGGAAGGAAAGGATATTGCCAGAAATACTTGAAGGAGAACTAGAAAATCTTTCCATGGCTTTCTGGATAGAAAAGCTTAAATTGCACAATTTTATAGTGTTTAAAGACATTTAA
- the LOC108710302 gene encoding tRNA pseudouridine synthase A isoform X1, with amino-acid sequence MALFDCHRQKMGRITLSHLSLWKRCCTALTPFHKADGIACQSMTNREEDVLHEDLDPTGTKSGSIEVLENNNNSNIQIPKRKFAIMLAYCGRGYHGMQMDITRPNFPTIESTLISALIQAQCIPEIFFMQMKQLKFQRCARTDKGVSALGQLVSVRLLPSSNTVEKINSHLPPEIAVIDMKRVTKGFCPKKMCDKRSYSYMLPTYALSGCAPSTPDSSFRLPREDFHNINNLLSFYKGTHNFHNFTSRKVFQDPSSFRHMLDLSCSEPFVLHGIEFAQIHVTGQSFMLYQIRKMVGLIIAVAQGIVPADFLPQCMQMETVNIPPAPGLGLLLERVHFDWYNKRYGGDGFHQPISWEKTLPFVSVFWKERILPEILEGELENLSMAFWIEKLKLHNFIVFKDI; translated from the exons ATGGCATTGTTTGATTGTCACAGACAG AAAATGGGGAGGATTACATTATCACATCTCAGTTTGTGGAAAAGATGCTGCACTGCTTTAACTCCCTTCCATAAGGCTGATGGGATAGCATGTCAG AGCATGACAAATAGAGAGGAAGACGTGCTACATGAGGATCTAGATCCCACAGGTACCAAAAGTGGATCTATTGAAGTTttggagaataataataatagcaacatCCAGATTCCAAAGAGGAAGTTTGCCATTATGTTGGCCTACTGTGGTCGTGGTTATCATGGTATGCAG atgGACATTACAAGGCCAAACTTTCCAACCATTGAATCTACCCTGATTTCTGCTCTCATTCAAGCTCAGTGCATTCCTGAgatattttttatgcaaatgaaGCAACTGAAGTTCCAGCGTTGTGCCCGTACCGACAAG ggagtTTCTGCTTTGGGCCAACTGGTATCTGTAAGACTCCTACCATCTTCTAATACAGTGGAGAAAATCAATTCACATCTTCCTCCTGAGATTGCCGTTATAG ATATGAAAAGAGTCACTAAAGGATTCTGCCCTAAGAAAATGTGCGATAAGCGATCCTACTCTTACATGTTGCCCACATATGCTCTTTCTGGTTGCGCTCCCTCGACACCTGATTCAAGCTTCCGATTGCCTAGGGAAGACTTTCACAACATCAACAATCTTTTATCTTTCTACAAGGGAACacacaattttcacaattttacaTCCAGAAAAGTCTTTCAGGATCCAAGCTCGTTTAGACATATGTTGGACTTGTCATGCTCGGAACCTTTTGTCCTCCATGGGATAGAGTTTGCTCAAATTCATGTTACTGGTCAAAGCTTCATGTTGTACCAAATTCGTAAAATGGTGGGTTTGATTATAGCTGTGGCGCAAGGCATTGTTCCTGCAGACTTTCTTCCTCAGTGCATGCAGATGGAGACGGTCAACATTCCTCCAGCACCCGGACTTGGCTTGTTACTTGAGCGTGTTCATTTTGATTGGTATAATAAAAGATATGGGGGAGATGGCTTTCACCAACCAATTTCCTGGGAAAAGACATTGCCTTTTGTGTCTGTCTTCTGGAAGGAAAGGATATTGCCAGAAATACTTGAAGGAGAACTAGAAAATCTTTCCATGGCTTTCTGGATAGAAAAGCTTAAATTGCACAATTTTATAGTGTTTAAAGACATTTAA
- the stard5.L gene encoding stAR-related lipid transfer protein 5, which yields MEHAELAKSAADKLLSYTTDESGWKVCKRTREVAVYWRPSAEFTGNVYKGEGIVSAKLEDVWECLKPEPGGLRVKWDNNVDQFNLIDAIADDITVCQTVTPSAAMGIIAPRDFVDVVLIKRYEDGSISSNATNVDHSGCPPQKGFVRGFNHPCGCFCIPVPGEPEKTQVLSFFQTDLSGYLPKSVVESFFPYSMVNFYSNLTKAVKALNV from the exons ATGGAGCACGCAGAGCTGGCCAAATCGGCCGCTGATAAATTGCTTTCCTACACCACGGACGAGAGCGGCTGGAAAGTCTGCAAAAGAACT AGAGAAGTTGCTGTTTACTGGAGACCATCAGCAGAGTTTACAGGAAATGT gtACAAAGGGGAGGGAATAGTATCAGCAAAACTAGAAGATGTTTGGGAATGTTTAAAGCCGGAGCCTGGTGGCCTAAGAGTGAAATGGGATAATAATGTAGATCAATTTAACCTTATTGATGCTATCGCTGAT GATATCACAGTTTGCCAAACAGTAACCCCATCCGCTGCCATGGGTATTATTGCCCCAAGAGACTTTGTAGATGTGGTACTAATCAAGCGGTATGAGGATGGCTCCATATCTTCTAATG CAACAAACGTGGATCACTCTGGTTGCCCACCTCAGAAAGGCTTTGTCAGGGGGTTTAACCATCCATGTGGCTGCTTTTGTATACCTGTCCCAGG AGAGCCTGAGAAAACCCAAGTATTAAGCTTCTTTCAGACAGATCTTAGTGGATATCTTCCTAAATCCGTTGTGGAATCCTTTTTTCCATATAGCATGGTTAATTTTTACAGCAATCTTACAAAAGCTGTGAAGGCACTGAACGTATGA
- the LOC108710302 gene encoding tRNA pseudouridine synthase A isoform X3, whose protein sequence is MALFDCHRQSMTNREEDVLHEDLDPTGTKSGSIEVLENNNNSNIQIPKRKFAIMLAYCGRGYHGMQMDITRPNFPTIESTLISALIQAQCIPEIFFMQMKQLKFQRCARTDKGVSALGQLVSVRLLPSSNTVEKINSHLPPEIAVIDMKRVTKGFCPKKMCDKRSYSYMLPTYALSGCAPSTPDSSFRLPREDFHNINNLLSFYKGTHNFHNFTSRKVFQDPSSFRHMLDLSCSEPFVLHGIEFAQIHVTGQSFMLYQIRKMVGLIIAVAQGIVPADFLPQCMQMETVNIPPAPGLGLLLERVHFDWYNKRYGGDGFHQPISWEKTLPFVSVFWKERILPEILEGELENLSMAFWIEKLKLHNFIVFKDI, encoded by the exons ATGGCATTGTTTGATTGTCACAGACAG AGCATGACAAATAGAGAGGAAGACGTGCTACATGAGGATCTAGATCCCACAGGTACCAAAAGTGGATCTATTGAAGTTttggagaataataataatagcaacatCCAGATTCCAAAGAGGAAGTTTGCCATTATGTTGGCCTACTGTGGTCGTGGTTATCATGGTATGCAG atgGACATTACAAGGCCAAACTTTCCAACCATTGAATCTACCCTGATTTCTGCTCTCATTCAAGCTCAGTGCATTCCTGAgatattttttatgcaaatgaaGCAACTGAAGTTCCAGCGTTGTGCCCGTACCGACAAG ggagtTTCTGCTTTGGGCCAACTGGTATCTGTAAGACTCCTACCATCTTCTAATACAGTGGAGAAAATCAATTCACATCTTCCTCCTGAGATTGCCGTTATAG ATATGAAAAGAGTCACTAAAGGATTCTGCCCTAAGAAAATGTGCGATAAGCGATCCTACTCTTACATGTTGCCCACATATGCTCTTTCTGGTTGCGCTCCCTCGACACCTGATTCAAGCTTCCGATTGCCTAGGGAAGACTTTCACAACATCAACAATCTTTTATCTTTCTACAAGGGAACacacaattttcacaattttacaTCCAGAAAAGTCTTTCAGGATCCAAGCTCGTTTAGACATATGTTGGACTTGTCATGCTCGGAACCTTTTGTCCTCCATGGGATAGAGTTTGCTCAAATTCATGTTACTGGTCAAAGCTTCATGTTGTACCAAATTCGTAAAATGGTGGGTTTGATTATAGCTGTGGCGCAAGGCATTGTTCCTGCAGACTTTCTTCCTCAGTGCATGCAGATGGAGACGGTCAACATTCCTCCAGCACCCGGACTTGGCTTGTTACTTGAGCGTGTTCATTTTGATTGGTATAATAAAAGATATGGGGGAGATGGCTTTCACCAACCAATTTCCTGGGAAAAGACATTGCCTTTTGTGTCTGTCTTCTGGAAGGAAAGGATATTGCCAGAAATACTTGAAGGAGAACTAGAAAATCTTTCCATGGCTTTCTGGATAGAAAAGCTTAAATTGCACAATTTTATAGTGTTTAAAGACATTTAA